In one window of Clavelina lepadiformis chromosome 4, kaClaLepa1.1, whole genome shotgun sequence DNA:
- the LOC143453099 gene encoding uncharacterized protein LOC143453099 has protein sequence MHPRLGQFASNLTRGALLGLSISFQINTQWIYTPTERVGLYQVCTPDCTALPWTAADPYTASYVTRILIIIADIFMGFTIISWFKGWCSRLETLKTVLKIEGTFSIFTGLFMLIGVICFTAIAPTASNISAGWEYGYCYAVYWVLAIFWIGVGVINIYSSTSDATEEYDWCGRYKPNTCAGGEKSAPVDYNSTNN, from the exons atgcATCCAAGGCTAGGTCAGTTTGCTTCCAATCTCACAAGAGGTGCTTTGCTCGGATTGAGTATatcttttcaaataaacaccCAATGGATTTATACTCCAACTGAAAGAGTAGGCCTGTATCAGGTTTGCACACCGGATTGTACAGCTCTCC CCTGGACAGCAGCAGACCCATACACAGCTTCGTACGTGACTCGCATACTCATTATTATTGCTGATATTTTCATGGGCTTTACCATCATATCATGGTTTAAGGGATGGTGCAGCAGGCTGGAAACATTAAAAACTGTCCTAAAGATAGAGGGAACTTTCAGTATTTTTACCG GTTTGTTCATGCTCATTGGGGTGATATGCTTTACGGCTATTGCACCCACTGCATCAAATATTTCTGCTGGTTGGGAATATGGATATTGCTATGCTGTTTACTGGGTACTGGCAATCTTCTGGATTGGCGTAGGCGTCATTAATATCTATTCTAGCACTTCAGACGCAACAGAA GAATATGATTGGTGCGGACGTTACAAGCCTAACACTTGTGCTGGAGGAGAAAAGAGCGCCCCCGTTGATTATAATTCGACCAACAATTGA